The Thermoflexus hugenholtzii JAD2 genomic interval CCGCCCGGATGCAGGCGTTCATGCCCGGCGCATCCCCTCCGCTGGTCATCACCCCAATGCACCGCATCCCGCATCACCTCCGTGGCGGCTTTCAAGCGGGTCGCTTCCGAAATCGGACATTTTACTCATTTTAGCGCTCCCCACGTATATCCGGACAAAGATCCGTCCTCACAGCGGGCGCGATCGCCGGCAGCCGCCGTCGGCCGCGCAGGGGCCCTTCGCCGGAGCTCCGCTCAGGAGGACACGCTCCCCCGAATTGTGCTACAATGTAAAGAAATCAGAGAGGATCCGGGCAGGTTGAACTTTGCTGAGCAGGGGGAAGATCCCATGGCGAGCGTGGCCTTTGAGCATGTCACTAAGCAGTTCGGGAACGTGGTCGCGGTGAAGGACCTGACCCTTTACATCCCGGACGGCGAGTTCCTGGTGCTGGTCGGCCCCTCCGGTTGCGGCAAGACGACCACCCTGCGGCTGCTGGCTGGGTTGGAGGAGGTCACCCAGGGGCGGATTTACATCGGGGATCGGGACGTGACGGAGGTTCCCCCCAAAGATCGCAACATCGCCATGGTCTTTCAGTCCTACGCCCTCTATCCCCACATGAACGTCTACGACAACATCGCCTTCGGCCTGCGCATGCGCAAGGTCCCCAAGCCGGAGATCGAGCGCCGGGTGCGGGAGGCGGCCCGCATGCTGGAGATCGAGCATCTGCTGGACCGCAAGCCGCGGCAGCTCTCCGGTGGGCAGCGCCAGCGGGTGGCCGTGGCCCGGGCCATCGTCCGCGACCCGGCGGTTTTCCTCTTCGACGAGCCCCTCTCCAACCTGGACGCCAAGCTCCGGGTCCAGACGCGGGCGGAGCTGATCAAGCTGCACCAGCGGCTGGGGACCACCTTTGTGTATGTGACCCACGATCAGGTCGAGGCCATGACCATGGGCACCCGCATCGCGGTGATGAAGGATGGGGTGCTCCAGCAGGTCGACACGCCCCAGAACCTTTACGAGCGGCCCGACAACCTGTTCGTGGCCGGGTTCATCGGCTCGCCGCCCATGAACTTCTTCGAGGCCCGCCTGGTGCCGGAGGGCGAAGGCCTGTGGGTGGACACGGGGGCTTTCCGCGTCCCGGTCCCGCCGGATCGGGTGCCCGTCTATCGGCCCCATGTGGGCCGGCGGGTGATCTTCGGGCTGCGGCCGGAGCACATCTACGACCCCGAGTTCGCGCCGCCCCTCAACCATCCGGCGGAGGTGCAGGCTCGGGTGGACGTGCGGGAGCTGATGGGCAGCGAGGTCCATCTGCACCTGGTGGCCGACCGCCAGATCTTCGTCGCCCGTGTCGATCCGCGAACCCACGCCCTGGTCGGGAACACCATCCGCGTCCTCTTCGATATGGACCGCATGCACCTCTTCGACGCGGAGACCGAGCGGGCGATCCGGTAACTCGCACGGGGGATCCTGTGAGTTTCCCCCATGGAGGGGGAAGGGGGAGCTGAGGGCGTGAGCGCCTCAGCCCCCTTGTTTTACTGAGCTCGGCTGGCGAGGAAACGATCGAAGCCCACCTGTGCCTCACCCACCGCCATCGTTCCTATGCTCACCCCCACCCGTCCGCCCTCCTCCCCGGGATCCCGGGGGATCCGGGTGGCCTCGATCCCGTTGATCCAAAAGACCATCGCGCCCCCTTCGCGGCGAACC includes:
- a CDS encoding ABC transporter ATP-binding protein, with the translated sequence MASVAFEHVTKQFGNVVAVKDLTLYIPDGEFLVLVGPSGCGKTTTLRLLAGLEEVTQGRIYIGDRDVTEVPPKDRNIAMVFQSYALYPHMNVYDNIAFGLRMRKVPKPEIERRVREAARMLEIEHLLDRKPRQLSGGQRQRVAVARAIVRDPAVFLFDEPLSNLDAKLRVQTRAELIKLHQRLGTTFVYVTHDQVEAMTMGTRIAVMKDGVLQQVDTPQNLYERPDNLFVAGFIGSPPMNFFEARLVPEGEGLWVDTGAFRVPVPPDRVPVYRPHVGRRVIFGLRPEHIYDPEFAPPLNHPAEVQARVDVRELMGSEVHLHLVADRQIFVARVDPRTHALVGNTIRVLFDMDRMHLFDAETERAIR